A window of Streptomyces sp. NBC_01241 genomic DNA:
GAGGGTGGTGGCGACGACGGCCGCCCGCCGGTGCAGCAGGAACCGGCCCCGTGCCCCGATCCGTACGACGTGGTACCCGGCGGGCCGTACCCGCACCGAGGTGTCGGCACTCATGCGGGCACCGCCTTCCGGCGTACCAGGGTGACCAGGAACGGAACGCCGATCAGCGCCGTCATCACACCCGCCGGGACCTCGCTCGGCGGGAAGACGACGCGGCCGATGACGTCGGAGACGAGCAGCATGACGGGCCCGATCAGCGCCGCCATCGGCAGCACCCAGCGGTGGTCGGAGCCGACGATCGCGCGGGCGATGTGCGGGACGGCGAGGCCGATGAACGCGATCGGCCCGGCCGCCGCGACACCGACCCCGGTCAGCACCGTGGCCCCGACCCCGCCGACGATCCGTACGGTCGCGACGTTCTGCCCGAGCCCCTTCGCCACGTCCTCGCCGAGCGCCAGCGCGTCGAGCCCACGGGCGACGGACAGCACGAGCACGGTTCCGGCCAGCATGAACGGCCAGATCTGCTGGACCACGTCGGACTCGCGCCCGCCGATCGAGCCGACCTGCCAGAAGCGGAACTCGTCCAGCGCGGACGCCCTGGTCGTCAGCACCGCCGTCGTCACCGACACCAGCAGCGCGTTGACCGCGGCGCCACCGAGGGCGAGCTTCACCGGGGTGGCGCCCCCGCGCCCGCTGGAGGCGACGGCGTACACGGCGACGGAGGCGATCGCGGCCCCCGCGAAGGCGAACCACACGTACCCCGTCAGGCTGTGGATTCCGGCGAACGCGATGGCCAGCACCACGCCCACGGAGGCGCCCTGGCTGATGCCGAGGATGCCGGGGTCGGCGATGGGGTTACGGGTGATGCCCTGGAGCACCGTGCCCGCGAGCGCGAGTGCCGCGCCGACCATCAGCCCGATCAGGGTGCGCGGCACCCGCATGTTCCGGATGACTTCGGCGGCGTCGGAGTGCCCGCCGTGCAGCAGGGCGTCGATCACCTCGGACGGGGGTATGGAACGGGCCCCCACGGCAAGGCTGAGAAGTACCGCCACCAGCAGCGCCGCGACGGCCGCCGCCGTCGCGAGTGCGCGTCTGGAGCGGCGTGGTGCGGCGGCTGACATCGGACCCAATCGAAAGCGAAGCAAAGTTAGGCTTGGCTAAGTCTAAGCACCGCCGATTTCGGGCCCGAGGGCCGTACCGGACGGTTACGGCGTTTCGGCTCCGTGCCCGGCCCCGCGACAATGGACTCCATGCCCTCGCACCCCCTGACGGTCGGCTTCGACCTCGACATGACGCTCATCGACTCCCGGCCCGGCATCAAGGCCGCCTACCTGGCGCTTTCCGCCGAGACGGGGACGCCGATCGACACGGACCTGGTGGTGAGCAGGCTCGGACCGCCGGTCGACGAGGAGCTGCGGAACTGGTTTCCGGCCGATGTGGTGGCCGCGACCGCCGACCGGTACCGCGAGATCTATCCCACACACGCCATCGCCCCGAGCCTCGCGCTCCCGGGCGCCCGGGAGTCGGTCGCGGCGATCCGGGAGCGGGGCGGCCGGGCGATAGTCGTCACCGCCAAGCACCGGCCGAGCGCGGAGCTCCACCTGGCCCACCTGGGGATCGAGCCCGACGCGGTGATCGGCGGCCTGTGGGCGGAGGCCAAGGGGCGGGCCCTGCGCGAGCACGGGGCGCACGTGTACGTCGGCGACCACACCGGGGACGTACGCGGCGCCCGCACGGCCGGGGCGCTGTCGGTGGCGGTCACCACGGGCCCGTGCGACGCGGAGGAGCTTCGGGCGGCGGGGGCGGATGTCGTCCTGTCGTCGCTGGCGGAGTTCCCGTCCTGGCTGGCCGGTTACGCGGCGTAGGGCTTCCGACGGGTGCGGGTTTACCGAGCGCCGTACGACGGAGCATCGTCCGTCTTCACCGCGCACTCCACCCAGAGCAGCTTTCCGCCCTGCCCCGGCAGACCACTGTGCATGGGGTACGCACCCCAGCTCTCCGCGTAGAGGGTGACGAGGTAGAGCCCCCGCCCTCGTTCGGCGAGCTCCGCCGGGGCCTGGGCGTTCCACCGGAACGGGGCGGGGATGTGCGGGTTGGTGTCCCAGACGCTCAGCCTGACCCGGCTCCGCCCGGCGTCGCGCAGGCGCAGGGAGTACGCGCCCGAGGAGTGCAGGTAGGCGTTGGTGACCAGCTCGCTCGCCAACAGCTCCGCGATTTCGGTGAGTTCGCGCATGCCGTGCACGCGCAGGATGGTGCGGAGGGTTGCACGGGCCACGCCGGGGGCGCGGGGATCCTGCGGGAGTTGGAGGGTGTACGTCCAGGGCGGGGATACCGTGGCACTGACCATGGAAGTCTCCGTTCACGGAGGGAAGTTGAAGGATGCACTTCGAGTTGCCCGGTGACGAGGCCGCTCCGTCGAGCGGGGTACTTCCGGGCGGGTGGCCTGGATCCAAACTAGCGACATGAGACATAAAATATTTGCGAGATCGGCAATTGATTGAGATGTGCACTCGTGTGGGTGACGTTGCCAACACATTCCTGATTAAGGAGAGTTGACGTATGGCGTCCAGAAGCACCCCCGGCGTGCGACGCCTGCGCCTTGGGGCCGAGCTGCGTAGATTGCGGGACCGCGCTGGGCTCACGGCCACTGAGGGCGCCCGCCTGCTCGGCATCAGCCAGGCTCAGCTCAGCAACATCGAGGCGAGCCGTTTCGGTGTGAGTGCGGAACGGCTGCGGGCGATGGCTCGCAACTATCGCTGCTCGGACGTCGCGTATATCGCGGGACTGCTCGATCTTGCCGGGGAACGCTCGTCGGGCTGGTGGGAGACATTCCGTGAGGTGCTGCCCTCCCCTTTGCTGGACATCGCGGAACTGGAGCACCACGCAACCGGGCTGCGGTCTGCCAATACGTCCCACGTCCCGGGTCTCCTCCAGACCACGGACCATGCCCGCGAGATCTTCCGGCAGGTGGTGCCGGAGTTCTCTCGCTCAGACATCGAGCACCGCGTGAGTCACCGACTTCAACGCCAGGCCCTGCTGGAACGACCAAATCCGCCAACGTACCGGGCAGTCATTCATGAAGCTGCCCTCCGCGTGCCGGTTGGCGGCCCCGCCATCGCCAGGAACCAGCTTCGACATCTGCTTGAGCAGAGCGAGCGGGAACACATCACGGTCCAGGTAATCCCGTTCGCCATCGGCGCCTACCCCGGATCCGGGCAGACCATCCTGTACGTACACGGCTCGGTGCCCCGCCTCGACACCGTTTCGCTGGACCAGTCACACGGCCCTGTCCTGGTTGATGCCGAGGCGGAGTTGGAGGCCTACCGTCTCCTGCTGGCACGCATGGAGGCCGTGGCGCTGGCGCCGGACAACTCCCGGGACTTCATCCACAGTCTGATCGCCGACCAGTGAAGGAACTGGATATGCACCAGCACGCATGGCAGAGGTCCTCGTACTGCGGACAGGGCGAATCCTGCCTGCACGTCGCCGCGCACAACAGCACGGTCAGCCTCACCGAGAGCAGCGACTCCACCGGAGCGATACTCCGCACCACACCGGCAGCCTGGGCCGCCCTCGTGCGTACCCTCAAGGACCACCGCGCCCACGGCTGACGTCCCGCTGCGTTCTGCGATGCCAGGAGTTCAACGAGAGGGGCCGCGGTAGTGCAGTGGAAGACCCACGGTGAGCGACATACGCGTCGTGTCACTGAACTGGGCACTCATCACCACGATGACCCGGCGCTGACCCGCAAGGGCCCCGCACCGGCTGGTCGAGGGTGCGTGGAAGGGAAAGCACCTGAACCGCTGCACTTCCCGGTGGGCGGCGGCAGGACCCGCTGGAACTCGGTCCGCACCGTTCCGGTGGCGAGGAGACCCGCGGCCCTGCCGTGACACACCGTCCGGCTCACATCTCCACACCCCGGCGCCCGTCCCGCGGCAGCGTCAGCGTTGCGCCCGCCGTCAGTACGAGCCCGGCCGCCGCGAGCAGCATGCTCCACCGCATGCCGGCCAGGAACGTGTCCGCTCCCGCCAGCAGCGCCCCGAAGACTGCCACCGCGATCGCGCCGCCGACCTGGCGGCCGGTGTTGAGCACGGCGGAGGCGGTGCCCGCCCGGTCCGCGGGCACCGCGTCCAGCAGCATCGCGGTCAGCGCCGGCACGGTCAGCGCCCCGCCGAGGCCGACCGGCACCATCAGCACCGCCACCGCCCATACGTTGGTGTGCGCGCCGACGGTGAGCAGCGCCAGTAGCCCGGCCGTCCCGATCAGTTGTCCCGCCACCATCGGTACCCGCGGGCCGAACAGCTCGGCCAGCTTCGCCGAGGCCAGGTTGACCACTGCGACCAGTGCCGTCATCGGAATGAACATCAGGCCCGCGTGCAGCACGGTCTGCCCGCGCTCCTGCTGCAGGTACAGGCTGAAGATGAAAACCCCGCCGTAGTAGGCGGCATTGAGCATGAAGCCGACCACCAAGGACACCACCACCACCCGCGAGCGGAGCAGCGGCAGCGGCAGCATCGGGTGCGCGCCCCTGGCCTGCGCGGCGAGGAAGGCGGCTGCTGCGGCCGCGGCCACCAGCAGTGACACCACCACGAACGGCCGGCCGAAGCCCTCGGCGCCGCCCTCGATCACGCCATACGTCAGCGCGCCCATCGCGACCACCGTCGTCAGCTGCCCGACCGAGTCCAGTCGCGAGGGCAGCCGCGGGGAGGCGGGCACGCGGGCGAGCAGGACGAGTGCCAGCAGGCTCGCCGGGAGGTTGAGGAAGAAGATCCATCGCCAGCCCGCGGAGGCGGTGAGTGCCCCGCCGAGCACCGGCCCGGCGGCCACCGCGACCGCTCCGCCCACGGTCCAGATGGCGATGGCCCGAGCCCGCTTCGCCTGGTCGGGAAAGCCCTGCCGGACCAGCGCCAGCGACGTCGGCATCATCACCGCCGCCGCACCCCCCTGTACCAGTCGCGCCGCCACCAGCACGCCGAGCGCGGGCGCCAGTCCGCACGCGGCCGAGGCCAGCGCGAAGAGCACAAGGCCGCCGCCGTACGCCCGCCTGGCCCCGATGCGGTCGGAGAGGGCGCCCGCGGAGAGCATCAGGGCGGCGAAGATCAGTGTGTATCCGTCCACCACCCATTGCAGGCCGGACATGCCGCCGCCGAGGCTGCGGCCGATGTCGGGCAGCGCGACGGTGACGATCAACGCGTCCAGGGAGATGAGGAAGAAGCCCAGCAGGGCGGCACCGAGCACCGTCGGGGATCCGCCCCGGGCCACCTCCGGAGCCGAGCCCGCGGTGCGGGCGGCCGGGGAGGACTTGAGCAGGGATTTCATCAGGACACTCCTGAGGCGTTCTTGAAGGTATGCGACCGAGACTGGAAGCCAGGGAGCGACCACGGACAGACCGGCCTGCAGCGGGGAGCCACGTGCCGGGTGCGACAGGGCTCCGCCGCCCGGCGTAGCGGTACGTGCGGTCAGCCTGCTGCCTGTGTGGGCAGTTGCCGTCACCCCAGGCCGCTGTCATCACTGGGCCGGAATGCGCTGGTCGGAGCGCGTCGCGACGATCGCAGCCGGAAGCTACGCGTCCCCGACCGCGGCGCCCTGTATGGGCAGCACACCGTCCGCAGCGCCCGCCGCCTGGGTCTACCGCCACGCCTGCGTGGAGACGGTGGGCGGGAACAGGGGCGGAGGCGGCTGGAGGTGTCAGTCGTCGAAGTCGGTGGAGCGGGTGAGCTTTTCCCAGGAGCGGAGTTCGGTGTGGGCACGGTCGAGGTGGTCGGTGATCGCGTCGGCGGCGTCGTTGCCGAGCGGCAGACGCAGCGGCGGTTCGTCGGCGTCCAGAGCTGTGAGGATGGCGGCCGCGGCCTTGGCCGGGTCCCCGGGTTCCTGGCCGCTACCGCCCGGCAGCCCAGAAAGGACGGGACTCACGGTGTCCTGGTAGGCGTCCAGGGCCGGGGAGGGCCGCAGTGCTGCGGCGCCGGCGAAGCCGGTTCGGAACGCGCCGGGCTCGACGATCAGCACCCGAATGCCGTGTGGGACGACCTCGGCGGCCAAGGCCTCGGAGAGCCCCTCCAGGGCGAACTTGGTGGCGCAGTAGGCGCCGACTCCGGCGAAGGCGAACCGCCCACCCATGCTGGTCAGTTGCACGATGGCGCCCGAGCCCCGGCGGCGCATGTGCGGCAGCGCGGCCCGGGTGAGCGCGGCCGGGCCGAAGAAGTGCAGGTCCATCAGATCCCGCAGCTCCGCGTCGGTGGTCTCCTCGACCGCCCCCACCATGCCGCGTCCGGCGTTGTTGACCAGGATGTCGATCCGGCCGTGCCGGGCTGCCACGCCGTCGACCGCGGCTTGGACGCCCGCGATGTCGGTGACGTCCAGCGGTAGCGCCTCGACCTGGTCCGGGTGCGCGGCGACCAGGTCGTCGAGCAGCGCAGTGCGGCGGGCGGCGGCGACCACGATGTCGCCCGCAGCCACCGCCGCTTCGGTGATCGCCCGGCCGAACCCACTGCTCGCCCCGGTGACCAGCCATACCTTGTTCATGTTCTTCTCCTTGTGCCAAGTGGTCCGCTGTTCTCGGCGGTCCGTGTGTGAACTACCTTGCGGGGCACACCGGTTGCCCGTCCAAGATCCGCTGTGATAGCCGATGGTTATGGACGTTCACGGACGGGACCTGAGGTACTTCGCCGCAGTGGCCGAGGAGCTGCACTTCACGCGTGCAGCCGAGCGGCTGTACGTCTCGCAGCCCGCGCTGAGCAAGCAGATCAGGATGCTGGAGAAACAGGTGGGGGCCGCGTTGTTCGAGCGCGGCCGGCGCGAAGTGCGCCTGAGCGCGGTCGGTGCAGCGCTGCTGCCGCATGTTCAGCGCATTCTCGCCGAGTGGGAGGCAGCCCAGGAGGCAGTCGCCCGGGTCGTGGCCGACCGGGCGGCCGTCCTCGTCGTGGGGATGAGTACCAGCCCGGGGCGCGGGGGCGTGCTGCCGGCGATCCGCTCCCGCTTCACCGCCGCGCGCCCCGACGCCCGCCTCAGACTTCGCCAGGTCCCCTGGCACGACTCGACCGCCGGGCTCGCGGACGGCACGTGCGACGCGGCGTTCGTCTGGCTCCCGCTGCCCGATCCGGACCGCTACCGGTGGGTGGTGGTCGCCGAGGAACCCCGCCTGGTCGCCATGGCCGATACTCACCCGCTCGCCGACCGGGAGATCATCGACTTCACCGACCTGCTGGACGAGCCGTTTCTCGCTCTGCCCGACAGCGCCGGGCCGCTGCGGGACTACTGGCTTGCCACCGACGCCCGCGGCGGGAAGCCGGCACTCATTGGCGCGGAGGTGGCAGGCACCGAGGAGACGTACGAGGCGCTCATCGCGGGTCTCGGCGTGGTCCTGCTGGCGGACGGGAACACCTCGCTGATCACCCTCGGCGGAGTCGTCACCCGTGCGGTGAGGGGCATCTCGCCCAGCCGCTTC
This region includes:
- a CDS encoding helix-turn-helix domain-containing protein, with product MASRSTPGVRRLRLGAELRRLRDRAGLTATEGARLLGISQAQLSNIEASRFGVSAERLRAMARNYRCSDVAYIAGLLDLAGERSSGWWETFREVLPSPLLDIAELEHHATGLRSANTSHVPGLLQTTDHAREIFRQVVPEFSRSDIEHRVSHRLQRQALLERPNPPTYRAVIHEAALRVPVGGPAIARNQLRHLLEQSEREHITVQVIPFAIGAYPGSGQTILYVHGSVPRLDTVSLDQSHGPVLVDAEAELEAYRLLLARMEAVALAPDNSRDFIHSLIADQ
- a CDS encoding FecCD family ABC transporter permease; this encodes MSAAAPRRSRRALATAAAVAALLVAVLLSLAVGARSIPPSEVIDALLHGGHSDAAEVIRNMRVPRTLIGLMVGAALALAGTVLQGITRNPIADPGILGISQGASVGVVLAIAFAGIHSLTGYVWFAFAGAAIASVAVYAVASSGRGGATPVKLALGGAAVNALLVSVTTAVLTTRASALDEFRFWQVGSIGGRESDVVQQIWPFMLAGTVLVLSVARGLDALALGEDVAKGLGQNVATVRIVGGVGATVLTGVGVAAAGPIAFIGLAVPHIARAIVGSDHRWVLPMAALIGPVMLLVSDVIGRVVFPPSEVPAGVMTALIGVPFLVTLVRRKAVPA
- a CDS encoding HAD family hydrolase, coding for MDSMPSHPLTVGFDLDMTLIDSRPGIKAAYLALSAETGTPIDTDLVVSRLGPPVDEELRNWFPADVVAATADRYREIYPTHAIAPSLALPGARESVAAIRERGGRAIVVTAKHRPSAELHLAHLGIEPDAVIGGLWAEAKGRALREHGAHVYVGDHTGDVRGARTAGALSVAVTTGPCDAEELRAAGADVVLSSLAEFPSWLAGYAA
- a CDS encoding ATP-binding protein; the protein is MVSATVSPPWTYTLQLPQDPRAPGVARATLRTILRVHGMRELTEIAELLASELVTNAYLHSSGAYSLRLRDAGRSRVRLSVWDTNPHIPAPFRWNAQAPAELAERGRGLYLVTLYAESWGAYPMHSGLPGQGGKLLWVECAVKTDDAPSYGAR
- a CDS encoding DUF397 domain-containing protein, with product MHQHAWQRSSYCGQGESCLHVAAHNSTVSLTESSDSTGAILRTTPAAWAALVRTLKDHRAHG
- a CDS encoding LysR substrate-binding domain-containing protein produces the protein MVMDVHGRDLRYFAAVAEELHFTRAAERLYVSQPALSKQIRMLEKQVGAALFERGRREVRLSAVGAALLPHVQRILAEWEAAQEAVARVVADRAAVLVVGMSTSPGRGGVLPAIRSRFTAARPDARLRLRQVPWHDSTAGLADGTCDAAFVWLPLPDPDRYRWVVVAEEPRLVAMADTHPLADREIIDFTDLLDEPFLALPDSAGPLRDYWLATDARGGKPALIGAEVAGTEETYEALIAGLGVVLLADGNTSLITLGGVVTRAVRGISPSRFALAWRADDRRPLVQEYVRACELATETTD
- a CDS encoding MFS transporter, which produces MKSLLKSSPAARTAGSAPEVARGGSPTVLGAALLGFFLISLDALIVTVALPDIGRSLGGGMSGLQWVVDGYTLIFAALMLSAGALSDRIGARRAYGGGLVLFALASAACGLAPALGVLVAARLVQGGAAAVMMPTSLALVRQGFPDQAKRARAIAIWTVGGAVAVAAGPVLGGALTASAGWRWIFFLNLPASLLALVLLARVPASPRLPSRLDSVGQLTTVVAMGALTYGVIEGGAEGFGRPFVVVSLLVAAAAAAAFLAAQARGAHPMLPLPLLRSRVVVVSLVVGFMLNAAYYGGVFIFSLYLQQERGQTVLHAGLMFIPMTALVAVVNLASAKLAELFGPRVPMVAGQLIGTAGLLALLTVGAHTNVWAVAVLMVPVGLGGALTVPALTAMLLDAVPADRAGTASAVLNTGRQVGGAIAVAVFGALLAGADTFLAGMRWSMLLAAAGLVLTAGATLTLPRDGRRGVEM
- a CDS encoding oxidoreductase — protein: MNKVWLVTGASSGFGRAITEAAVAAGDIVVAAARRTALLDDLVAAHPDQVEALPLDVTDIAGVQAAVDGVAARHGRIDILVNNAGRGMVGAVEETTDAELRDLMDLHFFGPAALTRAALPHMRRRGSGAIVQLTSMGGRFAFAGVGAYCATKFALEGLSEALAAEVVPHGIRVLIVEPGAFRTGFAGAAALRPSPALDAYQDTVSPVLSGLPGGSGQEPGDPAKAAAAILTALDADEPPLRLPLGNDAADAITDHLDRAHTELRSWEKLTRSTDFDD